The Candidatus Fukatsuia endosymbiont of Tuberolachnus salignus nucleotide sequence ATTTTCTGCCAGCAAACGCTATTATAACTGTATTTAAAGTAAGGTTATTAAGTCAATAGACCTCTTGTATAACCTACTGTGTGGTGTAAATTCGGCGTTACTCAGTGCTAGCCATCCTCATATACTCGTATGTACCCTGCATTTTTAATAAAATTCAATCGGATAGAAAAATTCTACTGGGATGTTGTGATTCATTCTTAAAAAGAAACCAGACTATTAGTCATGAAACTATTGATTATTTTCTCTTTGTAGCGTAAAAATATTCGCTTGCTAACAATTGGTTACTAACAACAATTTAAATTTTATTTAAAACATTAGGTTCCAGCAGCCTCTATCATAAAAATTTAAAAAAATACAGCTACAGAGCTAAACGATAGGATCCAAAAGCCTATTAAAAAATCGTCGTGAGCGAGGTTCAGATGAGGAAAAAATGGGCGAAAAAGCGCAGTCTAATGAACATGTTGAGCGCATTTTTGTTACATGACACTTTTTGCTTATATTTTTGAAAAATTGCAATGAATAAACGTTTATATTCTGTTAATAATTGGCTAATCGATTTCTGTTCGGGATTTATGACTCATCAAGGTTCCGGTGAGAAAAAACGTCTTGGTGAGTACCAGCTTAAATTGTTAGATATGTTGCTACAACATGCCGGAGAGATCCTTTCTCGCGATCAATTGACGCATTTGGTGTGGGAAAAACGGGTAATTGGCAATAATAGTTTACCGAATGCCATTCATACGCTAAGGGTTGCATTGGGTGATGATAAGAAACAACAACGTGTTATCCAAACAATCCCCAAAAAAGGCTATCTATTAGATGCTTCTTATTGCGTCACCGTGGAAGAAAATACGGCAACAGCGATTGATGAAAATAATGATGATAAAAACAATTTTGATCACAATAGCAATGATGTCGATAAAAAATACAATGTGCAAAACCAAGATAATGTGCCCGATCAAAATAACGACAGTCAATGGCAAGAAAATATTTCGTTGCCACCGTTAGCAAAAAAAATGTTCTTATCGACCAAGATAAAAATAATTTTTACGCTTTTATTGACAGTTGCGGTGAGTAGCTGGATCACATTTGTTATCGAGCACAATAACCGTCTGGCGCCAAATTTTTTCGCCGAAGAACAGGAACCGAACGTTTACCGCAATATCCGTTTGTTTCAACTAAGGGATGACGACCCCAACACTGAAGATGATGATAATCTTTATCATAGATTGAAAGATACCCTATATTTACTTGACAAAGAGATTGGGGCAAAAAAAATGCGTATGAGTATTTACTATCATTTGTCACTACGATGGCTGGATTATACTTTTCTCATCGAAAATGGTTGTGAAAAAAAACAACTCAATATGACTATCTACCATTGGCGTCTTGATAATAAAAATCTTAATAATCTGATTTACCGTGAAACAGAGAGAAAAGTTAATGAAATGGATCCCTGCCACAGTTAGTTTCATCGGATTAATTTTGGCACAAGCGATAATGCCTCTCCCTGTTTTTAGTACTAACGAGTTGCCAACTATAAAAAGAAGAGAGAATGTGCAGATCGGTTTTTACGATCTGCTCTCGCAGAAAAAAGAAATTTATGATGCCAAAATAACTGTCAACAAGGGTGTGGTGATTTCTACCATGACAAGTCCTAATGATAATCGCTTTATTTTGAAAGGAAAGTTAGTGCAAAAACCATTACCAGGGCGGCAACTTCAATATAAGTACACACCTATTTTTCACCATAATCCGACATCCGGTCATATGGTAGATGGGTTAATAGACTATTTAGTACATAACAGAATAATTATCACTCCAATATGGGTAAATGGGCAATACTTGGTCTTTGGACAAGGGGGCATTTTTCTTGAAGGCAGCTGAGGTTAAGTCAGTTTTACAAAAAGTCTAGTCTGCCATCACTCAGGGGGCGAGTGCATCCCCCTTAATGAATACGGTTTTAAATGGGCTTCCAGTGATCAATAACACAATAGATTTTTTACTGTAGCACTGTGTACATTATCTTGCCCACTGATGGCCTGTGATAACGTGCTGTAATTGTTATCTGCATGACTTAATTTTTCGGTTAAAATCTGTGCTGCCAGTAATGCTGATCCGGGTTGGCTAAAAGTAGACATCCCGCTAATACGGCTATGAACCTTCTCTTTATTTGTTGAGAGTTGTCGCAGTTGTTGCGTTATCTTATCCAACAGGTTCTGTATTTCATCAAGATGGTTTTTAGCCGTAGCGGGGTTGGCGACTATTTGTTGTATATGCTGTTCGGCAGCACTCTCAAGTTGTAATTTAATCTGAGTGAATTGTTCTTTAGGATAACCATGCCCTTCTCCCCTGGCACTGAAATGATTATTCAGTAAGCTCCACTGACTTTCATCGACGCTGAATACTGTCTGATCATGACGTAATTGACCATGAATACCAAAGCGTCCCAACCCTTTGTTTAATTGTAATAGTCTCTGTTTTAGCGTACTTTGTTCAGCAA carries:
- a CDS encoding transcriptional regulator; the protein is MNKRLYSVNNWLIDFCSGFMTHQGSGEKKRLGEYQLKLLDMLLQHAGEILSRDQLTHLVWEKRVIGNNSLPNAIHTLRVALGDDKKQQRVIQTIPKKGYLLDASYCVTVEENTATAIDENNDDKNNFDHNSNDVDKKYNVQNQDNVPDQNNDSQWQENISLPPLAKKMFLSTKIKIIFTLLLTVAVSSWITFVIEHNNRLAPNFFAEEQEPNVYRNIRLFQLRDDDPNTEDDDNLYHRLKDTLYLLDKEIGAKKMRMSIYYHLSLRWLDYTFLIENGCEKKQLNMTIYHWRLDNKNLNNLIYRETERKVNEMDPCHS